Proteins encoded in a region of the Onychostoma macrolepis isolate SWU-2019 chromosome 20, ASM1243209v1, whole genome shotgun sequence genome:
- the LOC131526749 gene encoding GDP-L-fucose synthase-like yields the protein MNGLVGPMRVLVTGSSGLVGRAIERVVKEEGGERGGEEWIFLSSKDANLMSAEETRAAFERHRPTHVIHLAAMVGGLFRNMRQNLDFWRNNVFINDNVLQAAHEFGVVKVVSCLSTCIFPDKTTYPIDETMIHNGPPHESNFGYAYAKRMIDVQNRAYFQQYGRRYTAVIPTNVFGPHDNYNIEDGHVLPGLIHKTYLAKKEGKPLQVWGSGRALRQFIYSLDLARLFLWVLREYNEVEPIILSVGEEDELSIKFAADSVVEALGFEGDVIYDTSKSDGQIKKTASNVKLRKYLPDFKFTPFRAAIKETCDWFVANYDSARK from the exons ATGAACGGGTTGGTCGGGCCGATGCGTGTGTTGGTGACGGGCAGCAGTGGACTGGTGGGGCGAGCGATAGAGCGGGTGGTGAAAGAGGAGGGcggagagagaggaggagaagaatGGATATTCCTGTCATCCAAAGATGCCAATCTTAT GAGCGCAGAAGAGACGAGAGCAGCTTTCGAGAGACATCGTCCGACACACGTCATTCATTTGGCCGCCATGGTGGGAGGACTCTTCAGAAACATGAGACAGAACCTGGACTTCTGG aggaataatgtgtttattaatGACAACGTGCTGCAGGCTGCTCATGAGTTCGGTGTGGTGAAGGTTGTTTCTTGCCTTTCCACATGTATCTTTCCAGATAAAACCACCTACCCTATAGATGAGACCatg ATCCACAACGGTCCGCCTCATGAGTCTAATTTCGGTTATGCTTACGCCAAACGCATGATTGACGTCCAGAACAG GGCGTATTTTCAGCAGTACGGTCGGCGATACACAGCCGTCATCCCCACAAATGTGTTTGGACCCCATGACAACTACAACATTGAGGACGGTCACGTCCTGCCAGGATTGATCCACAAGACGTACCTGGCGAAGA AGGAAGGTAAACCTCTGCAGGTCTGGGGTTCAGGTCGCGCTCTGCGGCAGTTCATCTATTCTCTGGATCTGGCTCGTCTGTTTCTGTGGGTTCTGAGGGAGTACAACGAGGTGGAGCCCATCATTCTGTCAG TCGGGGAGGAGGATGAATTGTCCATAAAGTTTGCTGCGGACTCTGTGGTTGAAGCGTTGGGCTTTGAAGGTGATGTGATC TATGACACAAGTAAATCAGACGGTCAGATCAAGAAAACTGCCAGTAATGTCAAACTACGCAAATACCTGCCAGACTTCAAGTTCACGCCGTTCAGAGCTG ccATCAAGGAGACGTGTGATTGGTTTGTGGCCAATTATGACTCCGCCCGTAAATGA